agcttcacTCTTCCCTCTTGTCCCCGTTCCAGATTTTGAGCCGGAGCCGGGGCTGGACACGGCCGTGAGCCTGACCACGGACACGCTGGTGACGCTGCCCACCACGGCGGCCGTGCTGCCCGTCACCGCTGCCCAGCCCGTGGCAACGCCCCTGGagccctcccccagcccccaggaCACCACCCCCGCGCAGGCCACCAGCGCCTTCCTCATCCCCAGGACCACAGAAGCACCGGCGGTGCCCAGCTGGAAAGCCACCACCGCCAGCACCACGGCCAGCGAGCCCCCAACCACCAcggccaccaccaccaccagcacggccaccaccaccaccaccaccaccaccaccaccaccacggAGGCCACCACGACCACAAGCAGCACCACCGTGGCCACGGCCAAGCCCACCACCATCCAGAGGTTCCTGCCCCCCTTGGCCACCAAGGCGGCCACCACCCGGGCCACCACCCTGGAGACCCCCACCACGCCCGTCCCCGAAACCAGCACGCCGACAGAGGTGGCCACGTCACGCCTTGTCCCCACCAGCACGGCCAAGCCCAGGGCCCTGCCAAAGCCCAGCACCTCGAGGACTGCAGAGCTCCCTGAGAAAAGCACGGCCTTGCTGCCCACGGCCACCACGCTGCCGCCCACAGAGGCCCCCCAGGTAGGAGGCCAGAGCCCTTCTCGCCTGCTCGGGGCTCCTGGGCTCCGTGGGAAGCCGAGCGGTGGCCACGGGAGGCCTTTGGTGCCCATCCATCCTCGGCACTTGCTCTGAGGGAGGTCGAGGCAGGCTGGGCTCTTCCAGAGCGGAATGTCTGGGGAGCTGGAAGGAGGTGAAGGGCGAGTTCAGCCCAGGCAGGGGTTCAGGCTCCTGGGGGCACCCCGGATGTGCCACCAAGCCCGGTGACCCCCGCACTGCCTTCCTCAGAGCAGCTTccccaggcaggagggcagcCGTGCCACATCCCACGGGGACGCAGCGACTTTCCTCGGGGTTTGGTGTCATGTCCCAGCTCCCGGCCCTCGCCGGGAGTCCCAAACTCTCCTCAATTACGGCTTGATGGTGCATTTCCAGCCCATCGGGTGTCCTGAGCGGGAATTTCAGCTCCATCTCGCATTCAGAGCCCCTCAGGGGCCCTTTGCAGCCGCTTTGACTGAAAGGTGGAGTGATTTGTCTAAACTACTCTCTCTTTTCCGCCTGCAAATGCGTGCTCGGAGCGCTCGGGGCTCTCGCTGACCTTCAATTAATCCCTGTCACAAACGCGGCCGCTCGTGGGAAGCGCTGAGCCGTGCGCTGGCCCCGGGGCAGCGGGACATGGAGACGGCTCCCACCCCCGCCCCAGACAGCTCCCGGCTCATCCCGAATCCCGGCTCATCCCGAGCCCTGCTTTGTGACCGAGGCAGGCGGGGAAGGAGCCGTTTGCCCCGGCAGGGAGGGATCCGCGGGAGGTTTGGCTCGGGGATGCTCCAGCTGCACGGACACACCgagggacaagggggaaggTCCGGGGGATTTGGTCCCGAGGGGAGGCAGTGAATGGATCAGGGATGGGGTGGAGGGGGTGGGATGGATCATATCCCCAGGCAATACTTGCCTTCGAGGCCGGGATCCCCTCCTTGCCAAGGGAATTGGGCAGagacagcagggagctgggctgggtgacagcTCTGTGGCCTGGGTGACAGCTCTGTGGCCTGGGTGACAGCCCTGCAGCCGGGGTGACAGCCCTGCAGCCGGGGTGACAGCCTTGCAGCCTGGGTGACAGCCCTGCAGCCGGGGTGACAGCACTGCAGCCGGGGTGACAGCTCTGTGGCCTGGGTGACAGCACTGCAGCCGGGgtgacagccctgcagcctgggtGACAGCCCTGCAGCCGGGGTGACAGCACTGCAGCCGGGGTGACAGCTCTGTGGCCTGGGTGACAGCCCTGCAGCCGGGGTGACAGCACTGCAGCCGGGGTGACAGCACTGCGGCCAGGGTGACAGGggcccctcctcctgctcctgccctgtgcagcagaaaggagggaaaggaaagggggaagggacCCCTGGAGCTCATCCAGCAGCATCCAATCCTTCCCCTTGCTGTGCTGATGTTGTGTCACCTCCTGTTAGCCGCGAGTCACCTTCCAGCGGTGACATCCAACCTGCGCTCTGGGGACAGCGCCCAGCGCAGGGTCTGGGATGGGATTCTGGGGAGAAATCCTTCCCAGGGTCTGGAATGGGATCTCTTTAGGAGAACTACGGGGAACAGgtcctgggatggggacagagaaTGTCCCAGCTCAGCCATGGTGGCCTCAGCCCTTTGGTGACCAAGTCGTGGGGTTGTGTTGTCACTGCGGTACAACTTCAGTGACACAGGGAAGGGACACCCCAACgttgtccccatgtcccccaccCTGTCCTCGGTCCGGTGATGTCCTCCCTGTGGACACCCTTTGGTCCTTGTCCCCTGCTCCACCTTGTCCTTTCTCCCAGATGGAGCCAGGGGAGGTGACAACAGCCCCTGACAAGGAGCCGGAGGTCCCGGCCAGCAGCGGCCCCAGCGGGGACTTCGAGAtccgggaggaggaggagacgaCTCGTCCCGACCTCGGGAACGAGGTGATGGCTGTGGTGACGCCGCCG
This region of Vidua macroura isolate BioBank_ID:100142 chromosome 25, ASM2450914v1, whole genome shotgun sequence genomic DNA includes:
- the SDC3 gene encoding syndecan-3 yields the protein MPGEVPPPAPRGLRSLPLLLLLLLLSARAALAQRWRNENYERPVDLEGSGDDDPFGEDELDDIYSGSGSGYFEPEPGLDTAVSLTTDTLVTLPTTAAVLPVTAAQPVATPLEPSPSPQDTTPAQATSAFLIPRTTEAPAVPSWKATTASTTASEPPTTTATTTTSTATTTTTTTTTTTTEATTTTSSTTVATAKPTTIQRFLPPLATKAATTRATTLETPTTPVPETSTPTEVATSRLVPTSTAKPRALPKPSTSRTAELPEKSTALLPTATTLPPTEAPQMEPGEVTTAPDKEPEVPASSGPSGDFEIREEEETTRPDLGNEVMAVVTPPAAPGPGRNVETGLMDNTIDSGNSAAQLPQKNILERKEVLIAVIVGGVVGALFAAFLVMLLIYRMKKKDEGSYTLEEPKQANVTYQKPDKQEEFYA